The following are encoded together in the Acetomicrobium sp. S15 = DSM 107314 genome:
- the guaA gene encoding glutamine-hydrolyzing GMP synthase: MKTRDVIVILDCGSQYTQLIARRIRELRVFSEILPWDAPVEEIRSRSPKGIVISGSPMSVTIPGAPTLPRDFLEIGVPILGICYGMQLLSFLLGGKVERAEAAEYGRAQVEVEDEGSPLFRDLPQRFCVWMSHGDSVAWLPPHVRVLAKSEGGLPAAIGVPEKRIWGLQFHPEVVHTTYGVEILKNFLFEICGCDPSWDLGDWVKEKVDEIAKTVGDGSVLSALSGGVDSTVAAVLTRRAIGDRLHCVFVNNGLLRLNEAESVLSVYRQELNLNVQYVDASEEFLTALQGITDPEGKRKAVGETFIRVFEREAKRIGRTEWLLQGTLYPDVIESGHRGRGASVIKTHHNVGGLPKDMKFKLLEPLRDLFKDEVRAIGAILGVPNTILRRHPFPGPGLAVRCLGEVTREKLELLRRADAIFLEELDSAGFYDKVWQAFCVLLPVKSVGVMGDERTYGHPVVLRAIESQDGMTADWAYLDRQLLDKVARRICNEVKGINRVVLDLTSKPPATIEWE; encoded by the coding sequence TTGAAGACAAGAGATGTAATAGTGATCTTGGACTGCGGCTCTCAGTATACTCAGCTCATAGCGAGGAGGATCAGAGAACTCCGTGTCTTTAGCGAGATTCTTCCGTGGGATGCGCCTGTAGAGGAAATCCGATCGAGGAGCCCCAAGGGCATCGTAATTTCGGGAAGCCCGATGAGCGTTACGATTCCTGGGGCTCCCACGTTACCTCGTGACTTTTTGGAAATCGGCGTTCCCATCTTGGGCATCTGCTATGGGATGCAGTTGTTGTCTTTCCTTCTGGGCGGCAAGGTGGAGAGGGCAGAGGCGGCGGAATACGGGCGCGCTCAAGTTGAGGTCGAAGACGAAGGCTCTCCGCTATTTCGCGATCTCCCCCAGCGCTTTTGTGTGTGGATGAGCCATGGAGACTCGGTGGCCTGGCTTCCGCCACATGTGCGCGTCTTGGCTAAGAGTGAAGGCGGTTTGCCGGCCGCTATAGGCGTTCCAGAGAAGCGCATCTGGGGTCTGCAGTTCCATCCGGAAGTGGTCCATACGACATATGGCGTCGAGATCTTGAAGAACTTTCTCTTTGAGATATGCGGGTGTGACCCTTCGTGGGATTTGGGCGACTGGGTCAAGGAGAAGGTGGATGAAATTGCGAAAACGGTAGGAGATGGGAGCGTACTCTCGGCCCTTTCCGGCGGTGTGGACTCCACCGTGGCCGCAGTGCTTACGAGGAGGGCAATAGGAGATAGGCTTCATTGCGTCTTTGTAAACAATGGCCTCTTGCGCCTGAATGAGGCGGAAAGCGTGCTCTCCGTTTATCGGCAGGAGTTAAATCTCAACGTCCAGTATGTGGACGCTTCGGAAGAGTTCCTCACCGCTTTGCAGGGCATTACAGACCCCGAGGGCAAGCGTAAAGCGGTGGGAGAAACCTTTATACGCGTCTTCGAGAGAGAGGCGAAAAGGATCGGTCGCACGGAGTGGCTCCTCCAGGGGACGCTTTACCCGGATGTGATAGAGAGCGGACATCGCGGCAGAGGGGCCTCTGTAATAAAGACGCATCACAACGTCGGCGGACTGCCGAAGGATATGAAATTTAAGCTCTTGGAACCGTTGAGGGATCTCTTCAAAGACGAGGTCCGCGCTATAGGGGCTATCTTAGGCGTGCCGAATACAATATTGCGGCGCCATCCCTTTCCCGGCCCTGGCTTGGCCGTGAGGTGTTTGGGAGAGGTGACGCGGGAAAAGTTGGAGCTGCTGCGGCGGGCCGATGCCATATTTCTTGAGGAGTTGGATTCTGCAGGTTTTTACGATAAGGTGTGGCAAGCCTTCTGCGTCCTCCTCCCCGTTAAGAGCGTCGGCGTGATGGGGGATGAACGCACCTATGGCCATCCTGTGGTATTGCGAGCGATCGAGTCTCAAGATGGGATGACGGCGGATTGGGCCTACTTGGACCGTCAACTGCTCGATAAGGTGGCACGGCGCATATGTAACGAAGTTAAGGGCATCAACAGGGTGGTCTTGGATTTGACCAGCAAGCCGCCGGCGACGATAGAGTGGGAGTGA
- a CDS encoding YidC/Oxa1 family membrane protein insertase, giving the protein MGSIWQAGSNLMLVTLNFFYGITHSYGLSIILLTIVVRLLLHPLTHKQLVSMRKMQQIQPRLRTLQEKYGDDKAKLNQELMKLYKDEGINPAAGCLPMLLQLPIMILLFRLLMTYDFGNISFMGVSLAGSVLSTMAAALGISAEKIGITMVLSAIASNPAGLLNVSVYAGNLLLLIGITVLTWLQQKFSGSTGNPQMAFMNWFMPLFLAFICLSLPGGVLLYWGVSSLIGVAQQWWVQRTVKVQLQEKPVLYKNKPPTA; this is encoded by the coding sequence TTGGGTTCTATTTGGCAAGCAGGTAGCAATCTGATGCTTGTTACCTTGAATTTCTTTTATGGAATAACGCATTCGTATGGTCTTTCGATCATATTACTCACAATCGTGGTGAGGTTGCTTTTGCATCCCTTGACCCATAAGCAGTTAGTGAGCATGAGAAAGATGCAGCAGATTCAACCTCGCCTGCGGACATTGCAGGAAAAGTACGGCGACGACAAGGCTAAGCTCAATCAAGAACTGATGAAGCTTTATAAGGATGAGGGGATCAATCCGGCCGCCGGTTGTCTTCCCATGTTGCTTCAGTTGCCCATAATGATCCTCCTGTTCCGGTTATTGATGACCTACGACTTCGGCAATATATCGTTCATGGGCGTGTCGTTGGCGGGCTCCGTCCTGTCCACAATGGCCGCTGCGTTGGGCATATCTGCAGAGAAGATCGGGATAACGATGGTCCTTTCGGCTATAGCCTCAAACCCAGCAGGCCTCCTCAACGTGTCCGTATACGCAGGCAACCTCTTGCTTTTGATAGGGATTACCGTTTTGACCTGGCTCCAGCAAAAGTTTTCGGGGAGTACAGGCAACCCCCAGATGGCCTTCATGAACTGGTTTATGCCGCTCTTTCTCGCCTTCATATGCTTGAGCTTGCCGGGCGGCGTGCTCCTTTATTGGGGCGTTTCTTCGCTCATAGGCGTCGCGCAGCAATGGTGGGTTCAGCGCACGGTTAAAGTGCAGTTGCAGGAAAAACCTGTACTGTACAAAAACAAACCTCCCACTGCTTGA
- a CDS encoding endonuclease III domain-containing protein, whose protein sequence is MLSPLKAYEMWFRCYGPQGWWPADSTEEVCIGAILTQNASWRNVEAAITALKKRGWLSLKALCEIPQENLCEAIRPCGFYRQKARYLKEFAVSIEREFKTLDVLFEKPLEETRSWLLNRTGIGEETADSMLCYAGGYPILVIDNYTLRIGGRLGWWPKEWDKRQYAAAQHLLMGNLPKDATFLGEWHALAVAHAKTHCKKKPSCTSCPLLIKGQTHPPSS, encoded by the coding sequence ATGCTCTCTCCGTTAAAGGCTTACGAAATGTGGTTTCGCTGTTATGGACCACAAGGATGGTGGCCAGCCGACTCGACGGAAGAAGTATGCATAGGAGCCATTTTGACTCAGAACGCCAGCTGGAGGAACGTAGAAGCAGCCATAACGGCCCTGAAGAAAAGAGGGTGGCTGTCGCTAAAGGCGCTATGCGAAATTCCGCAAGAAAACTTGTGCGAAGCAATACGGCCTTGCGGCTTCTACCGCCAAAAGGCCCGCTATTTGAAGGAGTTCGCTGTCAGCATCGAGAGAGAGTTCAAAACTCTCGATGTGCTGTTCGAAAAACCGTTAGAAGAGACGAGAAGCTGGTTGCTGAATCGGACGGGGATAGGCGAAGAGACGGCAGATAGCATGCTATGCTATGCCGGAGGGTATCCAATCTTAGTCATCGACAACTACACGCTGAGAATAGGCGGCCGATTGGGATGGTGGCCAAAGGAGTGGGATAAGAGACAGTATGCTGCCGCGCAACACCTGTTAATGGGCAATTTGCCCAAAGATGCAACCTTCCTGGGAGAGTGGCACGCCTTAGCTGTAGCGCACGCAAAGACACATTGCAAGAAGAAGCCATCCTGCACTTCTTGCCCCCTGCTAATCAAAGGGCAAACGCATCCGCCGAGCAGTTAG
- a CDS encoding DUF4198 domain-containing protein, whose translation MVKNRLLIFFITAIFQTTIATAALAHFQAILPSDNILTQDEDRNVTLSLLFIHPFEQQLMDMKKPATFGVVARGQNADLLSTLSEFSTAEGFKAWKTSYEVRRPGDYIFYVEPAPYWEPAEGKYIIHYAKTVVNAFGMEEGWDVPVGLRAEIVPLTRPYGLWEGNVFQGQVLLEGVPLSGALVEIEYYNEGLKRQTPAPPFVTQVIRADERGVFTYGLPWDGWWGFAALADAPETETMKSPSGEDAPVELGAVIWVHAEKVNKGCI comes from the coding sequence ATGGTAAAAAACAGGCTTTTAATTTTCTTCATAACAGCTATATTCCAAACGACAATCGCTACTGCAGCCCTTGCGCACTTCCAAGCGATCTTGCCCAGCGACAATATACTCACCCAAGACGAAGATCGCAACGTGACTTTGTCCCTGCTCTTCATTCACCCCTTCGAGCAGCAGTTGATGGACATGAAAAAACCTGCGACTTTCGGCGTCGTAGCCAGAGGCCAAAATGCGGATCTTCTTTCCACCCTCTCTGAGTTCTCTACGGCCGAGGGCTTCAAGGCCTGGAAGACGTCTTATGAGGTTCGCCGCCCAGGCGACTACATCTTCTATGTGGAGCCCGCACCCTACTGGGAACCTGCCGAAGGCAAGTATATCATCCACTACGCGAAGACCGTGGTCAACGCCTTCGGAATGGAGGAGGGGTGGGATGTGCCGGTTGGCTTGCGAGCCGAGATCGTTCCGCTGACGCGGCCTTACGGCCTCTGGGAGGGCAATGTCTTTCAGGGCCAGGTGTTGCTGGAGGGAGTACCGCTCTCGGGCGCTTTAGTCGAAATCGAATACTACAACGAAGGCTTGAAGCGACAGACCCCCGCTCCTCCCTTTGTGACCCAGGTCATCCGCGCCGACGAACGGGGCGTTTTCACCTACGGTCTCCCCTGGGATGGTTGGTGGGGCTTTGCGGCGCTCGCCGACGCTCCCGAGACCGAGACGATGAAAAGCCCTTCCGGAGAGGATGCTCCCGTCGAGCTGGGCGCCGTGATCTGGGTTCATGCGGAAAAGGTGAATAAAGGATGCATATAG
- the rpmH gene encoding 50S ribosomal protein L34, with protein sequence MKRTYQPHNTRRKRSMGFLVRSSSPSGRRILRNRRRKGRKRLTV encoded by the coding sequence GTGAAACGTACTTATCAACCGCACAACACGCGGAGGAAGCGCTCGATGGGTTTTCTCGTCCGATCGAGTTCGCCAAGCGGTCGTCGCATATTGCGCAATCGCAGAAGGAAAGGGCGCAAGCGCCTGACGGTATAG
- a CDS encoding DegQ family serine endoprotease has product MLKKFIKVGILLLLGMLAVGLPLEALAATSSDPFTGNPIAKIAQSASPAVVNIDTETLVRQPVFPFIDDPFFRQFFGEEWQRFSQVIPMKGKGSGFIVSKEGHILTNNHVVEGADKITVTLSDGRQFDAKIVGRDPTFDLAVIKITASDLPVLSLGDSDAIQVGEWVVAIGNPFGLEHTVTVGVISAKNRSIRAGNLSFDGFLQTDAAINPGNSGGPLLDLDGKVVGINTAIIPYAQGIGFAIPVNMAKSVMDDLVSYGRVRRGWLGVYLQPLTKDFAKAYGIKIDKGAVVADVVSGSPADKAGIKRGDVITGIDGAEIKDPQDLVFQIRKRMAGDRVNLEVVNQSGRRSIAVTLGEIPGQSEEPRTRRTSLEESLGVEVSPVTPTLKEEFSLPDQRGLVVTKVKSGSPADRVGLREGDMILEANGSAIESVEDLERASQSRDIVVLLVWRNGRTFFVSLRP; this is encoded by the coding sequence TTGTTGAAAAAGTTCATTAAAGTGGGGATCTTGCTTCTGCTAGGAATGCTCGCGGTAGGCTTGCCGCTTGAAGCTCTCGCTGCCACTTCGAGCGACCCCTTCACGGGGAATCCGATAGCGAAGATCGCTCAAAGCGCCTCTCCGGCGGTGGTCAACATCGATACCGAGACCCTCGTTAGGCAGCCCGTGTTTCCCTTCATCGACGATCCTTTCTTCAGGCAGTTTTTCGGGGAGGAGTGGCAACGATTCTCACAGGTCATTCCGATGAAGGGGAAAGGCTCGGGGTTTATAGTATCTAAAGAAGGTCACATACTGACCAACAATCATGTGGTCGAGGGAGCGGACAAGATCACCGTTACCTTGTCAGACGGCAGACAGTTCGATGCGAAAATCGTGGGGAGAGACCCGACCTTTGACCTCGCCGTGATAAAGATCACAGCGAGCGATCTTCCGGTACTATCTCTGGGCGATTCCGATGCGATTCAAGTAGGCGAATGGGTTGTTGCCATAGGAAACCCCTTCGGTTTGGAGCATACTGTCACGGTTGGTGTGATATCGGCGAAGAACCGATCGATCAGAGCTGGGAATCTCAGCTTCGACGGATTTTTGCAGACGGATGCGGCCATAAACCCGGGCAACAGCGGCGGTCCGCTCTTGGACCTCGACGGCAAGGTCGTAGGCATAAACACGGCCATCATCCCTTACGCTCAAGGTATAGGCTTTGCCATACCGGTGAACATGGCCAAGAGCGTCATGGACGATCTCGTATCTTATGGAAGGGTGCGACGAGGTTGGCTCGGCGTTTACCTTCAACCCCTCACTAAGGACTTCGCCAAAGCTTATGGTATAAAGATCGACAAGGGTGCGGTAGTGGCCGATGTGGTATCCGGTTCCCCTGCAGATAAAGCCGGCATAAAGCGAGGGGACGTGATAACGGGCATCGATGGCGCAGAGATCAAAGATCCTCAAGATCTGGTTTTTCAGATACGCAAGCGCATGGCAGGAGATAGAGTGAACCTCGAAGTCGTAAACCAGAGCGGGCGCAGGAGCATTGCCGTGACTTTGGGAGAGATACCGGGGCAGTCCGAAGAGCCTCGCACGCGCAGGACATCGCTTGAGGAGAGCCTCGGCGTAGAAGTGTCTCCCGTGACTCCTACTCTTAAAGAGGAATTTAGTCTGCCAGACCAGAGAGGCCTGGTGGTGACGAAGGTAAAATCCGGCTCACCGGCCGATCGCGTCGGTCTTCGAGAGGGAGACATGATACTTGAAGCCAACGGCTCTGCGATTGAGAGCGTAGAAGACCTGGAGCGCGCCTCTCAAAGCAGGGACATCGTCGTCCTTCTGGTGTGGCGCAATGGGCGAACGTTCTTCGTCTCCCTGCGACCTTAA
- a CDS encoding ribonuclease P protein component has protein sequence MGGFSYPRSARLVRGWEYDYVFRTGRRKRGALVRLLFAPGPDGATRFGLAVGGRQGGSADRNRGKRILREAVRRLRPWTRKGIWMVVMLTDMGLKANAREVYEEMAKLCHESGLLADEWPGLQWMPRRGADSA, from the coding sequence GTGGGCGGATTTTCTTATCCCCGCTCGGCGCGTTTGGTGAGAGGATGGGAGTACGATTACGTATTTCGCACCGGTCGCAGGAAAAGAGGGGCGCTGGTGCGTTTGTTATTCGCTCCTGGACCTGATGGCGCGACGCGCTTCGGCTTGGCAGTGGGCGGTCGACAAGGGGGATCCGCAGATAGAAACAGGGGGAAGCGCATCTTGAGAGAAGCGGTGCGGCGATTGAGGCCTTGGACGAGAAAGGGAATATGGATGGTGGTCATGTTGACAGATATGGGTCTCAAGGCCAACGCCAGAGAAGTGTACGAAGAGATGGCCAAGCTGTGTCACGAGTCGGGGCTTCTGGCAGATGAATGGCCTGGTCTTCAATGGATGCCTCGTAGAGGTGCGGATAGCGCATGA
- the jag gene encoding RNA-binding cell elongation regulator Jag/EloR, translating into MSATDEQSILLEVSSMEEAQDLAAARWDIRADDVIVVSVEEEKKLFGLFGKRLKVAVRPKADLVSLKARDFLCELFELMDLKVEVEVKEDDVLDITGEDAGIVIGRHGDTLKALEHLLNLAVRREGGRLRLDSDGYRQRREASLKRLAESAARRALERGRPVPLEPMANWERKVVHLALKDYHDIETRSVGDEPYRHIVVWPKRPERKKPSFYRT; encoded by the coding sequence ATGAGCGCGACTGACGAGCAGTCCATACTGTTAGAGGTATCTTCAATGGAAGAGGCTCAAGACCTCGCTGCGGCTCGTTGGGATATAAGGGCAGACGACGTGATAGTGGTCTCAGTGGAGGAGGAGAAAAAACTCTTTGGCCTCTTTGGTAAGAGGCTAAAGGTGGCGGTCAGACCGAAGGCTGACCTCGTCAGTTTGAAAGCCCGAGATTTCCTCTGTGAATTGTTTGAACTTATGGACTTAAAGGTGGAAGTCGAGGTTAAAGAGGACGATGTCCTCGATATAACAGGCGAAGACGCAGGTATAGTCATAGGGCGCCATGGTGATACGCTCAAGGCCTTAGAACACCTGTTAAACTTGGCCGTAAGAAGAGAGGGCGGCCGCCTGCGGCTCGATAGCGACGGGTATCGCCAACGCAGAGAGGCGAGTTTGAAGCGCCTTGCGGAGTCCGCTGCTCGCCGGGCGCTGGAAAGGGGAAGGCCCGTGCCGCTCGAACCTATGGCCAACTGGGAGCGAAAAGTGGTTCATTTGGCTCTCAAAGACTACCATGACATAGAGACGCGCTCCGTGGGCGATGAGCCATATAGGCATATCGTCGTGTGGCCCAAGAGGCCCGAGAGGAAAAAGCCCTCTTTTTATCGCACTTGA
- the yidD gene encoding membrane protein insertion efficiency factor YidD — translation MKFLKLIAIRSVRGYQTFVSPLLGNNCRFYPTCSQYAIEAVEQYGIYGVWLALCRIFRCGPWSRGGYDPVPQRKAKS, via the coding sequence ATGAAATTTCTCAAGCTGATCGCCATAAGGTCAGTTCGCGGTTATCAGACCTTCGTCTCTCCGTTGTTGGGGAATAATTGCCGATTTTACCCTACTTGTTCTCAATACGCCATTGAGGCCGTCGAGCAGTATGGCATTTATGGCGTCTGGTTGGCTTTGTGCCGCATATTCAGATGCGGCCCCTGGAGTCGTGGAGGGTATGACCCCGTTCCTCAGCGCAAGGCGAAGTCATAA